The following coding sequences lie in one Fusarium poae strain DAOMC 252244 chromosome 1, whole genome shotgun sequence genomic window:
- a CDS encoding hypothetical protein (BUSCO:51259at5125), with protein MAANNFSVDNALVGKVTAYVEKYMSNYDASHDFNHIKRVLRLSHHIQSHTPSTCRSLVTLAALLHDVGDKKYLRPGEDPSRMVASVLVSFGAPQDLADTVQAICLGVSYSSEVKDPAHTRALVETYPELAVVQDADRLDAIGAVGIARTFAFGGAKSRTLENTIEHFDDKLLLLEGMMKTDEGKRMAKERTERLRLMKQWWQEETAE; from the coding sequence ATGGCGGCCAACAACTTCTCAGTTGATAATGCCCTCGTCGGAAAAGTAACGGCATACGTTGAGAAGTACATGTCCAACTACGACGCATCCCATGACTTCAACCACATCAAACGTGTTCTTCGCCTCTCTCACCACATTCAATCTCATACGCCTTCGACATGCCGGTCCCTCGTCACTCTGGCCGCATTGCTCCACGATGTTGGCGACAAGAAGTATCTCCGTCCCGGTGAAGATCCCTCACGCATGGTGGCCTCGGTGCTTGTATCCTTTGGCGCACCGCAGGATCTCGCCGACACCGTTCAGGCCATCTGTCTCGGCGTCAGCTACTCCTCCGAAGTCAAAGACCCGGCGCACACTCGGGCCCTGGTGGAGACATATCCGGAGCTGGCGGTTGTGCAGGACGCCGACCGGCTGGACGCCATTGGTGCGGTTGGGATCGCGAGAACGTTTGCGTTTGGAGGAGCCAAGAGCCGCACGTTGGAGAACACCATCGAGCACTTTGACGATaagctgttgttgctggaggGCATGATGAAGACAGACGAGGGAAAGAGAATGGCCAAGGAGAGGACGGAGAGATTACGACTGATGAAGCAATGGTGGCAAGAGGAGACGGCCGAGTAG
- a CDS encoding hypothetical protein (SECRETED:SignalP(1-17)) has translation MKTSAIILAAAAAVANAHYDDTHVGFTTVYKNGTVTGPTQYTTSTVYSTKTYTVTQCPPTVVNCPVGHVTTETIAVSTTICPVTEVHNPTEPAHHNPTEPAHHNPTEPSKPHEPTHPGQDVITKTQTYAYPHPTNHGQSVTKTITYTVPVDHAHNATAVYPPHTYHPVPSGGAHPTGVAPPPPHSGSEGGKTPQGEQPSNDDGTDSGSKGSEGSDSGSKGSSGGDSSSSSGSNSGSGSGSGSDSNEDHEPSTSDVPEPVTAGAGMNTVTGLLAIVGFAAAYLI, from the exons ATGAAGACTTCCGCCATCATCCTCGCTGCTGCGGCCGCTGTTGCCAACGCTCACTACGACGAT ACTCACGTTGGATTCACCACTGTCTACAAGAACGGCACCGTCACTGGGCCTACTCAGTACACTACCAGCACTGTCTACAGCACCAAGACTTACACCGTCACTCAGTGCCCTCCCACCGTCGTCAACTGCCCTGTTGGCCATGTCACAACCGAGACCATTGCTGTTTCCACAACTATCTGCCCTGTCACTGAGGTCCACAACCCAACCGAGCCTGCTCACCACAACCCAACCGAGCCTGCTCACCACAACCCTACCGAGCCTAGCAAGCCTCATGAGCCTACTCACCCCGGCCAGGACGTTATCACCAAGACTCAGACCTACGCCTACCCTCACCCCACCAACCACGGCCAGAGTGTGACCAAGACCATCACTTACACCGTTCCTGTCGATCACGCCCACAACGCTACCGCTGTCTACCCTCCCCACACCTACCACCCCGTTCCTTCTGGCGGTGCTCACCCTACCGgtgtcgctcctcctcctcctcactcCGGTTCCGAGGGTGGAAAGACTCCTCAGGGCGAGCAACCCAGCAACGACGACGGCACCGACAGTGGTAGCAAGGGCAGTGAGGGTAGCGACAGTGGAAGCAAGGGTAGCAGCGGTGGTGACAGCTCCTCCAGTTCTGGCTCTAACTCTGGTTCCGGTTCCGGCTCTGGTTCCGACTCTAACGAGGACCACGAGCCTTCCACCTCTGATGTTCCCGAGCCTGTGACTGCCGGTGCTGGCATGAACACCGTCACTGGTCTCCTGGCCATTGTCGGTTTCGCCGCTGCCTATCTCATCTAA